The window TTATATAAGTATGTGAGTGTATGATATTGGACATGTCCAACTTCCTTTTTTGTTCTGAAGAAAAGTTAGAAATAAATCATCCTTGATGTGATTTTCTTCATTATTGATGTAATGgctcattaattttttttgttttagattttgtttgtgtgtggatatcttttttcatcattattgatgTTTGTTTAAGTTAAGTGGATTTGTAGGGGGCAGAAAGCTTCTGCATGAATTCATAGACCACCTTGCTAGTGTCAGCCTTGAAATGGCCTCCTGTGGTGGTCTgggatgttagtgtgtgtgtgtgtgtgtgtgtgtaaacagaaatTAACAACTTCTAGTGTAAGGGACATTGGTGACAGATAAAGGCCGCAGATCAGTAACTTGGTTCTATTCTCTTTTGCCAAGCAGATATGGTGCGGTGTATATATCTATGGATTTGTCGATATGCATTGACATatgcagaaactgaaactgttctgctgtctgtttcCATGGCCCTCAACAGGTCAGGAGTTCCCGGCGGGCTTCCCAGACACGATACGCAAGATCCACCGCTACCTGTTCCACGTGCTGGCCCACATGTATCACTCACACTATGCGCTGATGGTGACGCTGGGCATGCACGGCCACCTCAACACCCTCTTCTCCCACTTCATGGTCTTCTCAGTCCACTTCCAGCTGCTGGTCGACAAGGAGGCTGAGGTCCTGATGGACCTTCACAAGGGGCTCCTCAAGGCCATGCAGGACCCCAACCAGAACACTGACAGCTCCGCTGCCAAGGATGGCAGTCCCGAGCAGCCCGGGGACACCCCCCCACCGACTGAGGCTGGAGACCACACCACATCGTTGGGGGGGGGCCCCgcctccccttcctcaccctcacagaCTGTGTGTTCCGCCGATGCAAAGACTGGCTCACTTCCGCCGCAGGCACAGACTGGTAGCGTAGAGTCTGCTGGCAAGGGTTGCGGCTCCCGCTCGGGGTCTGAGAATGGTGCTGCCGCCACGGGGACAGGGGTGCACGGGAAGAAGACTGTGGTGGATATACCTTCTTCGTAGTGACTCCCCCCGCTAGCCTTGCTTGTCTTTCAAGGGGGTGATGGAAGAACTGGGGGtgggtgtcatttttttttcttctcctcccccccacttccccatttCTCCAACCATCTCGCCTCctataccctccccacccccctgcaacattcttgtgttgttgttttcagggggaggagggatttttttttgtctgtgtgcaacTAGCA of the Babylonia areolata isolate BAREFJ2019XMU chromosome 27, ASM4173473v1, whole genome shotgun sequence genome contains:
- the LOC143301521 gene encoding MOB kinase activator 2-like isoform X1; this translates as MGSLPKVTSFFTMKFYGFSETFKAALFGQKGRRKDKDSPTPPINDEQKQYLEEECLRQRVIDADFVKLVQLPPSLDSNEWLATHTISFFNHVNLMYGVVSEYCTSDSCSSMVGPDNVQYHWQDEKGKKVKQSAPQYIDHMMSYIQKSVTDESLFPTKFGQEFPAGFPDTIRKIHRYLFHVLAHMYHSHYALMVTLGMHGHLNTLFSHFMVFSVHFQLLVDKEAEVLMDLHKGLLKAMQDPNQNTDSSAAKDGSPEQPGDTPPPTEAGDHTTSLGGGPASPSSPSQTVCSADAKTGSLPPQAQTGSVESAGKGCGSRSGSENGAAATGTGVHGKKTVVDIPSS
- the LOC143301521 gene encoding MOB kinase activator 2-like isoform X3, with protein sequence MDWFMGKGRRKDKDSPTPPINDEQKQYLEEECLRQRVIDADFVKLVQLPPSLDSNEWLATHTISFFNHVNLMYGVVSEYCTSDSCSSMVGPDNVQYHWQDEKGKKVKQSAPQYIDHMMSYIQKSVTDESLFPTKFGQEFPAGFPDTIRKIHRYLFHVLAHMYHSHYALMVTLGMHGHLNTLFSHFMVFSVHFQLLVDKEAEVLMDLHKGLLKAMQDPNQNTDSSAAKDGSPEQPGDTPPPTEAGDHTTSLGGGPASPSSPSQTVCSADAKTGSLPPQAQTGSVESAGKGCGSRSGSENGAAATGTGVHGKKTVVDIPSS
- the LOC143301521 gene encoding MOB kinase activator 2-like isoform X2; this translates as MTTGVLFVMNFWKGRRKDKDSPTPPINDEQKQYLEEECLRQRVIDADFVKLVQLPPSLDSNEWLATHTISFFNHVNLMYGVVSEYCTSDSCSSMVGPDNVQYHWQDEKGKKVKQSAPQYIDHMMSYIQKSVTDESLFPTKFGQEFPAGFPDTIRKIHRYLFHVLAHMYHSHYALMVTLGMHGHLNTLFSHFMVFSVHFQLLVDKEAEVLMDLHKGLLKAMQDPNQNTDSSAAKDGSPEQPGDTPPPTEAGDHTTSLGGGPASPSSPSQTVCSADAKTGSLPPQAQTGSVESAGKGCGSRSGSENGAAATGTGVHGKKTVVDIPSS